From Vagococcus jeotgali, one genomic window encodes:
- the rpsT gene encoding 30S ribosomal protein S20 — MPNIESAIKRARTSEKAHEANSARMSKMRTAIKKFEKSVEENADNQAELLAVATREIDMVNSKGLIHQNKANREKSRLAKKLVK; from the coding sequence ATGCCAAATATCGAATCTGCTATTAAACGTGCACGTACAAGCGAAAAAGCTCACGAAGCTAACTCAGCAAGAATGAGCAAAATGCGTACTGCTATCAAAAAATTTGAAAAATCTGTAGAAGAAAACGCTGATAACCAAGCTGAATTATTAGCTGTTGCAACTAGAGAAATTGATATGGTTAACTCAAAAGGTTTAATCCATCAAAACAAAGCAAACCGTGAAAAATCACGTTTAGCTAAAAAATTAGTAAAATAA
- the coaD gene encoding pantetheine-phosphate adenylyltransferase encodes MDKKIALFPGSFDPFTNGHLNTVERASVLFDEVIVGVFTNTTKKSFFSADEKKQLIEESIEHLANVKVVIKSEDLTVNIAKELDAHFLIRGVRNNLDYEYEKNIASMNRQMDKEIDTVFLLADEEFSNVSSSMIKEIASFQGDVSKFVPEQVNQALLKRYSKKG; translated from the coding sequence ATGGATAAAAAAATAGCTTTATTCCCTGGAAGTTTTGATCCTTTTACAAATGGTCACTTAAATACTGTAGAAAGAGCTAGTGTGTTGTTTGATGAAGTAATAGTAGGGGTTTTTACTAATACAACGAAGAAGAGTTTTTTTTCTGCTGATGAAAAAAAGCAATTAATTGAAGAATCTATTGAACACTTGGCTAATGTGAAAGTTGTCATTAAAAGTGAGGATTTAACGGTTAATATAGCTAAAGAGCTAGATGCTCATTTCTTAATCCGAGGTGTCAGAAACAACCTAGATTATGAATATGAAAAAAATATTGCTTCCATGAATAGGCAAATGGATAAAGAGATTGATACAGTATTTTTATTAGCTGATGAAGAATTTAGTAATGTCTCTTCTAGTATGATAAAAGAAATTGCTAGTTTTCAAGGAGACGTGTCAAAATTTGTCCCTGAACAAGTTAACCAAGCTTTATTAAAAAGATATTCTAAAAAAGGATAG
- the holA gene encoding DNA polymerase III subunit delta: MGFQQDLSALASGEFAPIYLLLGEERYLRERFKKELEKNILSPGDEAFNLLSFDMDQELLQHALNEVEMVSFFGNKKIVYINHPFFLTGEKKKTDLEHDIKMLLAYLKQPSPDTVLVFNANYKKLDERKKIVKELKKVAKIIDVSEMSDQDTKKYIQQTISSEGYEITREAFDLFIYLTDTKLSQMMNELDKLFLATSVDKKITKPVIEALISKSLEHSIFDLLTFVLEGKSESALRLYKELVLQGEDVIKINAILISQFRLLLQVKIMLDKSYQQANMVDVLKIHPYRVKLSVAQAKKFSQETLFKVFDNLVENDYKMKTGFMDQKMLFELFLLNPIF; the protein is encoded by the coding sequence ATGGGATTTCAACAAGATTTATCCGCATTAGCCAGTGGGGAGTTTGCTCCAATTTATTTATTATTAGGTGAAGAACGGTATTTGAGAGAGCGATTTAAAAAAGAGTTAGAGAAAAATATATTATCTCCAGGAGATGAAGCGTTTAATCTATTGTCTTTTGATATGGATCAAGAGTTACTTCAACATGCTTTAAATGAAGTAGAGATGGTTTCATTTTTTGGTAACAAAAAAATTGTTTATATTAATCATCCTTTCTTTCTAACAGGTGAAAAAAAGAAAACGGACTTAGAACATGATATTAAAATGCTTCTTGCTTATTTGAAACAGCCCTCTCCTGATACTGTTTTAGTTTTTAATGCTAATTACAAAAAATTAGATGAGCGAAAAAAAATAGTTAAAGAATTAAAAAAAGTGGCTAAGATTATTGATGTATCAGAGATGAGCGATCAAGATACAAAAAAATATATACAGCAAACGATTAGTAGTGAGGGATATGAGATTACCAGAGAAGCTTTTGATTTATTTATTTATTTAACTGATACAAAACTCAGTCAGATGATGAATGAATTGGATAAATTATTTCTAGCAACTTCAGTTGATAAAAAAATAACGAAGCCAGTTATAGAGGCTTTAATTTCAAAAAGTTTGGAACATAGCATTTTTGATTTATTAACGTTTGTTTTAGAAGGGAAGAGTGAATCGGCACTTAGGTTATATAAAGAACTAGTTCTTCAAGGTGAAGACGTCATAAAAATTAATGCCATTTTGATTAGCCAATTTAGACTATTATTGCAAGTTAAAATTATGCTAGATAAAAGCTACCAACAAGCCAATATGGTGGATGTATTAAAAATTCATCCTTACCGAGTTAAACTTAGTGTGGCACAAGCTAAGAAATTTAGCCAAGAAACATTGTTTAAAGTATTTGATAACTTAGTAGAAAATGATTATAAAATGAAGACAGGCTTTATGGATCAAAAAATGCTATTTGAATTATTCTTACTCAATCCAATTTTTTAA
- a CDS encoding DegV family protein → MTKQIALLVDSAMDMPQEIIDLGGIYTIPLCINYSDATYLDKVDITPEEIYQRLDKEIPTTSLPPLDLIDQTIRQIKQDGYQEILAINISSGLSGTFNAIRLALLDHPDIISKTIDTKSIGIGAGIQAVYAKELIDKHYSLDSIYEICEALTHKEHIFFSIPTLEYLKKGGRIGLVTSIVGTALNLNPVISCNDEGVYHTVAKTRGRKKSLKKMIDLVKKQVEHSTDYRFAVAYGTDQEDAQYVFDTLKNELPNYSDVYFDTISPVLGAHTGPEVIGVTILDLN, encoded by the coding sequence ATGACTAAACAAATTGCACTACTAGTAGATTCTGCTATGGATATGCCTCAAGAGATTATAGATTTAGGTGGCATCTATACGATTCCTCTTTGTATTAATTACTCAGATGCTACTTACTTAGATAAAGTTGATATAACACCTGAGGAAATATACCAGCGACTTGACAAAGAAATACCAACGACATCTCTTCCTCCACTTGATTTAATCGATCAAACCATTAGACAAATTAAACAAGACGGTTATCAAGAAATATTGGCTATCAATATTTCGAGTGGTTTAAGTGGTACATTTAATGCTATTAGACTTGCTTTACTAGATCATCCTGATATTATTTCAAAAACCATAGATACTAAAAGTATTGGAATTGGTGCAGGTATTCAGGCAGTTTATGCTAAGGAGTTAATTGATAAGCACTACTCTCTTGATTCGATTTATGAAATCTGTGAAGCTCTTACTCACAAAGAACATATTTTCTTTAGTATCCCTACTTTAGAGTACTTAAAAAAAGGAGGGCGTATTGGACTAGTAACATCTATTGTTGGTACTGCTCTCAATTTAAACCCAGTTATTTCTTGTAATGATGAAGGTGTTTATCATACAGTAGCTAAAACACGTGGTAGAAAAAAAAGTTTAAAAAAAATGATTGATCTCGTAAAAAAACAAGTGGAACATAGCACAGACTATCGTTTTGCCGTTGCTTACGGAACAGACCAGGAAGATGCTCAATATGTCTTTGATACATTAAAAAATGAACTCCCGAACTACAGTGACGTCTATTTTGATACAATTAGTCCAGTTTTAGGAGCTCACACTGGGCCAGAGGTCATTGGGGTAACTATTTTAGATTTAAATTAA
- a CDS encoding YlbG family protein — protein MLTSGLEMIPRRGLVVWVYSLKHLRQLRRFGYIHYASKKMKYVVLYVNEQEVESTIDKLNKQFFVRSVDVSYRPDINMNFTNRLGNEEENQEPREFEEENTEIRLAEFEG, from the coding sequence ATGTTAACTAGTGGGTTAGAAATGATACCAAGAAGAGGGTTAGTTGTTTGGGTGTATAGTTTGAAGCACTTACGTCAACTCAGACGTTTTGGTTATATTCACTATGCTTCTAAAAAAATGAAATATGTGGTTTTATATGTTAATGAACAAGAAGTGGAGTCAACTATTGATAAATTAAACAAACAATTTTTTGTTCGTAGCGTTGATGTGTCTTATCGTCCAGACATTAATATGAATTTTACTAATCGCCTTGGTAATGAAGAAGAAAATCAAGAACCTCGTGAATTTGAAGAAGAAAACACAGAAATTCGCTTGGCAGAATTTGAAGGATAA
- a CDS encoding SepM family pheromone-processing serine protease produces MKKRRQNPQVTQHYVTKKQIVTTVLAFLLVLLMLVPLPYYIESPGSAESLRDVITVDGQTDDYSGNLMMTTVSMRRANLLFILISQFKKNDEVIAREKILGTQNSKEYQALQEYNMQNSQHEAMEVALELAGIPYDKKYEGIFVMSVEPYSSFMNQLSVGDLVTQLDGQTMGNSVEFIDNIQKKAIDEEVTITYYRHDVEKLASGYIVQLPDNHKKGIGISFVDKTSLSTKPDIKFHTEKVSGPSAGLMFSLELYSLLTGTDLTQERNIAGTGTINNKGQVGRIGGIDKKVVAAEQSGATIFLAPNDTGESLSNYEEAKESVKRNNLSIEVVPITNITDAIDYLKKDTTK; encoded by the coding sequence ATGAAAAAAAGAAGACAAAATCCTCAAGTGACACAACACTATGTCACTAAAAAACAAATTGTCACGACAGTTTTAGCTTTTTTACTTGTATTGTTAATGCTAGTCCCTCTACCTTATTATATTGAATCTCCAGGTTCTGCTGAGAGTTTGAGAGATGTCATCACAGTAGATGGTCAAACAGATGACTATTCGGGAAATTTAATGATGACGACTGTTTCTATGAGGCGAGCCAACTTGTTATTTATTTTGATAAGCCAATTTAAAAAAAATGATGAAGTCATTGCTAGAGAAAAAATATTAGGAACTCAAAATTCAAAAGAATACCAAGCTTTACAAGAATACAACATGCAAAATTCACAACATGAGGCAATGGAAGTTGCTCTTGAATTAGCAGGGATTCCGTATGATAAAAAATATGAAGGTATCTTTGTCATGTCTGTTGAGCCTTATTCATCATTTATGAATCAATTATCAGTTGGAGATTTAGTGACACAACTAGATGGTCAAACGATGGGAAATTCGGTTGAATTTATTGATAATATTCAAAAAAAAGCTATTGATGAAGAAGTTACTATTACTTATTATCGGCATGATGTAGAAAAGCTAGCCAGCGGGTATATTGTTCAATTACCAGATAACCATAAAAAAGGAATCGGTATTAGTTTTGTAGATAAAACAAGTTTAAGTACTAAACCAGATATTAAATTTCATACTGAGAAAGTAAGTGGTCCATCTGCTGGTTTAATGTTTAGCCTAGAATTATATAGCTTACTAACAGGTACTGATTTAACTCAAGAAAGGAACATAGCTGGTACTGGAACAATCAATAACAAAGGTCAAGTAGGTCGAATTGGTGGTATTGATAAGAAGGTAGTAGCTGCCGAGCAAAGCGGAGCAACGATATTTTTAGCTCCTAATGATACTGGGGAGTCCCTTTCAAATTATGAAGAGGCCAAAGAATCTGTGAAGAGAAATAATTTATCTATTGAAGTTGTTCCTATAACAAACATAACAGATGCTATTGATTACTTAAAAAAAGACACGACAAAGTAA
- a CDS encoding helix-hairpin-helix domain-containing protein, with product MWIEKIKDKFVLLIVLSIFCLVGIMMYVILPKNRTEFDSSLELVSEVSSITSDTNEEEISDKFYVDIKGAVVSPGVYEVSDDMRVLDVVKLAGGLTEASDDKKVNLAEKLIDQMVIYIPEIGEEGFELVTQVSTGDKSITEQDSKLININTSSASELQSLNGIGEKKAEKIIQFREENGSFKTIEDLKKVDGIGEKTFDSLKSQITI from the coding sequence ATGTGGATTGAAAAAATTAAGGATAAGTTCGTATTATTAATAGTCTTAAGTATATTTTGTTTAGTAGGAATTATGATGTATGTGATATTACCAAAAAATAGAACAGAATTTGATAGTTCTTTAGAGCTCGTATCAGAAGTTAGTTCTATTACAAGTGATACTAACGAAGAAGAGATTAGTGATAAGTTTTATGTCGATATTAAAGGAGCTGTTGTATCACCTGGTGTTTATGAAGTAAGTGATGATATGAGAGTATTGGATGTTGTTAAACTAGCTGGAGGATTAACAGAGGCATCTGATGATAAAAAAGTTAATTTAGCAGAAAAATTAATTGACCAAATGGTTATTTATATCCCAGAAATAGGGGAGGAGGGATTTGAGTTAGTAACCCAAGTAAGTACAGGTGATAAGTCAATAACTGAGCAAGATTCTAAGCTCATTAATATCAATACATCATCAGCTTCTGAACTTCAATCATTAAATGGTATAGGTGAAAAAAAGGCAGAAAAAATTATTCAATTTAGAGAAGAAAATGGCTCTTTTAAAACAATTGAAGACTTAAAAAAAGTTGATGGGATTGGTGAAAAAACATTTGACAGTTTGAAATCACAGATTACAATATAG
- a CDS encoding ComE operon protein 2 encodes MDSQRIPWDQYFMAQSLLLSLRSTCTRLSVGATIVRDRRIIAGGYNGSVTDDVHCIDDGCYLVDNHCVRTIHAEMNAILQCAKFGVETDGAEIYVTHFPCLQCTKMILQAGIKKIHYMEDYRNDDYAINLIKQAGATVHKVSVSKNYFDALAKGLAHES; translated from the coding sequence ATGGACTCACAACGTATCCCTTGGGACCAATATTTTATGGCACAAAGTTTATTATTATCACTTAGAAGTACTTGTACAAGGCTCTCTGTTGGAGCGACTATTGTTAGAGATAGGCGAATTATTGCTGGAGGATATAATGGATCTGTAACAGATGATGTTCATTGTATTGATGATGGTTGTTACTTGGTAGATAATCACTGTGTCAGAACGATTCATGCAGAGATGAATGCTATTTTACAATGTGCTAAATTTGGAGTAGAAACAGATGGTGCAGAGATTTATGTGACTCATTTTCCATGCCTACAGTGTACGAAAATGATTTTACAAGCAGGAATCAAAAAAATTCACTATATGGAAGATTATCGTAACGATGATTATGCCATTAACTTAATCAAACAAGCTGGAGCAACTGTTCACAAAGTAAGTGTGTCAAAGAACTATTTTGATGCATTAGCAAAAGGTTTAGCTCATGAGTCTTAA
- the rsmD gene encoding 16S rRNA (guanine(966)-N(2))-methyltransferase RsmD translates to MRIIAGEFKGRKLQSLKGDNTRPTSDKVKGSIFNRIGPYFDGGTCLDLYSGSGNLAIEAVSRGIDKAYCFDNHYAAVKIIQENINLTKQNTSFVVKKMEDKVALSYLSQAGVSFDLVFLDPPYAKEKLNQILLDLQELALLNDGADVICEMDKHVLLPEEIDNLYLKKDQVYGATRIMIFRYLKEA, encoded by the coding sequence ATGCGAATTATTGCAGGAGAATTTAAAGGTAGAAAGCTACAATCTTTAAAAGGAGATAATACACGACCTACATCCGATAAGGTAAAGGGTTCTATTTTTAACAGAATTGGGCCTTATTTTGATGGGGGAACATGTCTAGATTTATATAGTGGTAGTGGTAATTTGGCCATTGAAGCTGTTTCTAGAGGAATTGATAAAGCATATTGCTTTGATAATCATTATGCAGCAGTAAAAATTATTCAAGAAAATATCAATTTAACTAAGCAAAATACTTCATTTGTAGTAAAGAAAATGGAAGACAAGGTTGCTTTATCATATTTAAGTCAAGCTGGAGTAAGTTTTGATTTAGTTTTTCTAGATCCACCTTATGCTAAAGAAAAATTAAATCAAATTTTACTTGACTTACAAGAATTAGCTTTATTAAATGATGGAGCAGATGTTATTTGTGAAATGGATAAACACGTTTTGTTACCAGAAGAGATAGACAACTTGTACTTAAAAAAAGACCAAGTCTATGGTGCAACAAGAATCATGATTTTCAGATATTTAAAGGAGGCATAA
- a CDS encoding YlbF family regulator gives MIYNEALYDLEDCVDLVTEEILKTNLVCDYFNHYTNMTREKEVDVIVTDFLRTKKEFTEIEEYGQYAPDFKEKRRALRKAKRAVDTNELIAEFKYSETSLQNMLDYMCLDIAQTISETIKVDAGNPFFEFAKRGCGGNCHVN, from the coding sequence GTGATTTATAATGAAGCATTGTATGATTTAGAGGACTGTGTGGATCTTGTAACTGAGGAAATATTAAAAACGAATCTGGTTTGTGATTATTTTAATCACTATACTAATATGACTCGTGAAAAAGAAGTAGATGTTATCGTAACTGACTTTTTAAGAACGAAAAAAGAATTTACTGAAATTGAGGAATACGGACAATACGCACCAGATTTCAAAGAAAAAAGAAGAGCATTGAGAAAAGCTAAGCGTGCAGTAGATACAAACGAGTTAATTGCAGAGTTTAAATATAGTGAAACTTCTTTGCAAAATATGTTAGACTATATGTGCTTAGATATTGCACAAACAATTTCTGAGACAATCAAAGTCGATGCAGGAAATCCTTTCTTTGAGTTTGCTAAAAGAGGATGTGGGGGGAATTGCCATGTTAACTAG
- a CDS encoding DNA internalization-related competence protein ComEC/Rec2: MSLKELKHYLFFLVACFQISLLFLFEYHNLALIFTGLLFLRIIALKKPIVLLACLVSCFLAIGFFFMNKHIKDVNIIQTDKAEVILYPDSLVIDGDFIKGVGQSLETKQKHYFQYKIKNMDEKAYLENVVHPLVIESTLKQIEPSQKRNLNGFDYERYLRIIQVNGIYQIESFSKVGRLDNSLGHPLFLLSSFRQKISKHIHKTFEPMTASYMDTLMLGKQSTDVREVWQQLSLSHLFALSGVHVSFLILLTRHLLLRIGISKEITGYFEIVTVLLFFALSGFAVGVVRAGMQELVKRTNKWLELELSALDCFSITLLIHSLFTPFLLLTVGGQLSYYLSFLILFIQPTLLSFSHLKQSIYFQILLTFFSIPLICFYFYQIHVLSVLLSLLVTPVLFGFMLPMLLFSLLLSPLLPSLLISIIETLMMIIHQLPLKFSKVSFFTMTTGKPPLWLLMIVIGIEFYIFIKWESQKLSIKKLLSYFIITLMLLVCLKYINPQGMIAVVDVGQGDAIFIQLPFHRGNYLIDTGGQLDFKKEDWQEKANQRRNAEYTLIPFLKSQGVSSLSTVFLTHAHEDHFGDIDVLHQHIPIQQVIGTTSTINSPNVQKKLTSLHTTEVRSLSIPTYFRKQDMVLEAIYPKVATDGQNNDSIVFKMWLHNKSYLFTGDLERQGEEELLRDLDADLSVDYLKVGHHGSKTSTHKEFVKRITPKEAFISCGVNNHFNHPSKETLETLESEGVSIYRTDEDGMIYQTWFYFSKNMSKTKTIR, from the coding sequence ATGAGTCTTAAAGAGCTTAAGCATTACCTCTTTTTTCTTGTTGCATGTTTTCAAATTTCTTTATTATTTTTATTTGAATATCATAATTTAGCTTTGATATTTACAGGGCTCTTGTTTCTTAGAATCATAGCATTAAAAAAGCCAATAGTTTTGTTGGCCTGTCTAGTCTCTTGCTTTTTAGCAATAGGCTTTTTTTTTATGAATAAACATATCAAGGATGTCAATATTATACAGACTGATAAAGCAGAGGTGATACTTTATCCTGATTCATTAGTAATAGATGGAGATTTTATTAAAGGAGTAGGTCAATCTTTAGAAACAAAACAAAAACACTATTTTCAGTATAAAATAAAAAATATGGATGAAAAAGCTTATTTAGAAAACGTAGTACATCCACTAGTGATTGAGAGTACTTTGAAACAGATAGAGCCAAGTCAAAAACGTAATCTAAATGGGTTTGATTATGAGAGGTATTTACGAATTATTCAAGTTAATGGGATTTATCAGATTGAGAGTTTCTCAAAAGTAGGACGGCTAGATAATAGTTTAGGGCACCCACTATTTTTGTTGTCAAGTTTCAGGCAAAAGATATCAAAGCATATTCATAAAACATTCGAACCTATGACAGCTTCATACATGGATACTTTGATGTTAGGAAAACAATCTACAGATGTTAGAGAAGTATGGCAACAACTGAGTTTATCTCATCTGTTTGCTTTATCAGGAGTTCATGTAAGTTTTTTAATTTTATTGACACGCCATCTATTATTACGAATAGGAATCAGTAAAGAAATAACAGGTTATTTTGAAATAGTTACTGTTTTACTGTTTTTTGCTTTAAGTGGCTTTGCAGTCGGAGTAGTTAGAGCAGGTATGCAAGAGTTAGTCAAAAGGACGAATAAATGGTTAGAATTAGAATTATCTGCCCTAGATTGTTTCAGTATAACTTTGTTGATACATAGCTTATTCACACCGTTTCTTCTACTAACAGTAGGAGGGCAACTGAGTTATTATTTGAGTTTTTTGATTTTATTTATTCAACCAACGTTACTTTCATTTTCTCATTTAAAACAATCGATTTATTTTCAGATACTATTGACATTTTTCTCAATTCCTTTAATATGTTTTTACTTTTATCAAATACATGTATTATCCGTCTTACTCTCACTTCTTGTAACACCTGTGCTATTTGGTTTTATGTTACCAATGTTATTATTTTCATTACTTTTGAGTCCTTTATTACCTAGTCTATTGATTAGTATTATAGAGACCTTGATGATGATAATTCATCAACTTCCTTTGAAATTTAGTAAGGTTTCTTTTTTTACTATGACTACTGGGAAACCACCACTTTGGTTATTAATGATAGTTATTGGTATAGAGTTTTACATATTTATAAAATGGGAGAGTCAAAAATTAAGTATAAAAAAACTTCTTTCCTATTTCATTATCACACTTATGTTGCTTGTTTGTCTTAAATATATTAATCCTCAAGGTATGATTGCTGTGGTTGATGTGGGGCAAGGTGATGCTATTTTTATTCAATTACCTTTTCATCGAGGAAACTACTTAATTGATACAGGAGGTCAGTTAGATTTTAAAAAAGAGGACTGGCAAGAAAAGGCTAATCAGAGAAGGAATGCGGAATATACACTCATCCCTTTTTTAAAAAGCCAAGGTGTTTCTAGTTTAAGTACAGTTTTTTTAACTCATGCTCATGAAGATCATTTTGGAGATATTGATGTCTTGCATCAGCACATACCAATTCAGCAAGTAATAGGAACAACAAGTACAATCAATAGTCCAAATGTTCAAAAAAAGTTAACATCGTTACATACGACAGAAGTAAGAAGTTTAAGCATTCCGACTTATTTTAGAAAACAAGACATGGTGTTAGAAGCGATTTATCCTAAAGTAGCGACAGATGGTCAAAATAACGACTCTATTGTCTTTAAAATGTGGTTACATAATAAGTCTTACTTATTTACCGGAGACTTAGAGAGACAAGGTGAGGAAGAGTTATTAAGAGATTTAGATGCAGATTTATCAGTAGATTACCTAAAAGTAGGTCATCATGGAAGTAAGACCTCTACTCATAAAGAGTTTGTCAAACGCATAACTCCAAAAGAAGCCTTTATTTCCTGTGGTGTTAATAATCATTTCAATCACCCATCTAAAGAGACTTTAGAGACGCTTGAAAGTGAAGGAGTAAGTATTTACCGTACGGATGAGGATGGTATGATTTATCAAACTTGGTTTTATTTTAGTAAAAATATGTCAAAAACAAAAACAATTCGTTAA